The Burkholderia sp. NRF60-BP8 genomic sequence GATCCTCGAAGCGTTCCTGCTGTACGAAACGACGCGCGGCGTGAAGGGCCTGTCCGCCCGCACGTTGCGTGCGCTGTACAACTCGCGCGAAATCATGAACAACACGTGGCGCCGCGATCCGCGGAACCGCGCCACGTTCATGCGGATCCTGCAGCAACCCGAAGGGATCACGCACGCGTTCCGGCTGATGAACCAGACGAGCGTGCTCGGCCGCTACCTGCTGAATTTCCGCCGCATCGTCGGGCAGATGCAGCACGACCTGTACCACGTGTACACGGTCGACCAGCACATCCTGATGGTGCTGCGCAACATCCGCCGCTTCGCGGTGGCCGAGCATGCGCACGAATATCCGTTCTGCAGCCAGCTGATCGGCAACTTCGAGCGCCCGTGGGTGCTGTATGTCGCGGCGCTGTTCCACGACATCGCGAAAGGCCGCGGCGGCGATCACTCGACGCTCGGCATGGCCGACGCGCGGCGCTTCTGCCGCGAGCACGGCATCGACGGAGACGATGCCGCGCTGATCGTGTGGCTCGTCCAGCATCACCTGACGATGAGCCAGGTCGCGCAAAAACAGGACACGAGCGACCCCGACGTCATCAAGCGCTTCGCCGAGGTCGTCGGCAACGAACGGTATCTCACCGCGCTGTACCTGCTGACCGTCGCCGATATCCGCGGCACGAGCCCGAAGGTGTGGAACACGTGGAAGGGCAAGCTGCTCGAGGATCTCTACCGCATCACGCTCGCGGTGCTCGGCGGCGCGAACCCCGACGCGCATTCGGAGCTGAAGTCGCGGCAGGAGCAGGCGCTCGCGCTGCTGCGCCTGGAAACCGTGCCCGAGGATGCGCACCGCGCCTTGTGGGATCAGCTCGACGTCGGCTTCTTCCTGCGTCACGACGCGGCCGACATCGCATGGCAGACGCGCGTGCTGTACCGGCACGTGAACGCCGAAACCGCGATCGTCCGCGCGCGGCCGTCGCCGATCGGCGACGCGCTGCAGGTGCTCGTGTACGTGAAGGACCGCCCCGACCTGTTCGCGGGCATTTGTGCGTATTTCGACCGTAACGGGCTGTCGGTGCTCGATGCGCGCGTCAGCACGACGCGGCACGGCTATGCGCTCGACAACTTCATCGTCACGCAGACCGAACGCGACGTGCGCTATCGCGACATCGCGAATCTCGTCGAACAGCAGCTCGCGACGCGGCTCGCCGAAACCGCACCGCTGCCGGAGCCGTCGAAGGGTCGCCTGTCGAGGCTGTCCCGGACGTTTCCGATCACGCCGCGCGTCGACCTGCGGGCCGACGAGCGCGGTCAGTACTACATCCTGTCCGTGTCGGCCAACGACCGGCCGGGCCTTCTCTATTCGATCGCGCGCGTACTCGCCGAACATCGGATCGGCGTCCATGCGGCGCGGATCAATACGCTCGGCGAGCGCGTCGAAGACATCTTCCTGCTCGCGGGTGCCGGCCTGTCCGACAATCGCCTGCAGATCCAGCTCGAA encodes the following:
- a CDS encoding [protein-PII] uridylyltransferase, which codes for MSAHAAPSPEALSRRAEFKAAKTELLERFRRAANVASLMHALSKLTDDALKRVWDECGLPASLALVAVGGYGRGELAPYSDVDILVLLPDAHDPALDARIERFIGMAWDLGLEIGSSVRTVAQCIEEASQDVTVQTSLLEARRIVGSTALFERFTVRYHEALDARAFFTAKVLEMRQRHAKFQDTPYSLEPNVKESPGGLRDLQTILWIARAAGFGSSWRELDTRGLITDREARELRRNEGFLKTLRARLHVIAGRRQDMLVFDLQTQAAESFGYQPTQAKRASEQLMRRYYWSAKAVTQLATILIQNIEAQLFPATSGITRVLSADRFVEKQGMLEIVDDGVFERHPDAILEAFLLYETTRGVKGLSARTLRALYNSREIMNNTWRRDPRNRATFMRILQQPEGITHAFRLMNQTSVLGRYLLNFRRIVGQMQHDLYHVYTVDQHILMVLRNIRRFAVAEHAHEYPFCSQLIGNFERPWVLYVAALFHDIAKGRGGDHSTLGMADARRFCREHGIDGDDAALIVWLVQHHLTMSQVAQKQDTSDPDVIKRFAEVVGNERYLTALYLLTVADIRGTSPKVWNTWKGKLLEDLYRITLAVLGGANPDAHSELKSRQEQALALLRLETVPEDAHRALWDQLDVGFFLRHDAADIAWQTRVLYRHVNAETAIVRARPSPIGDALQVLVYVKDRPDLFAGICAYFDRNGLSVLDARVSTTRHGYALDNFIVTQTERDVRYRDIANLVEQQLATRLAETAPLPEPSKGRLSRLSRTFPITPRVDLRADERGQYYILSVSANDRPGLLYSIARVLAEHRIGVHAARINTLGERVEDIFLLAGAGLSDNRLQIQLETELLRAIAV